A window of Saccharomyces paradoxus chromosome XI, complete sequence contains these coding sequences:
- the CUE2 gene encoding Cue2p (similar to YKL090W) encodes MDNNDDFDSKLSILMDMFPAISKSELQVHLLENNNDLELTIGLLLKENDEKSADDDELHQLYDMFSQLDCEVIKDQFVTNKKSVESTISDLLNYETLQKLKDNQATFPNNVQQNGKKNNWKSTNDHIESIIKFTDSPKNIAQEYFVENGFDPVRAIIKIVLDYYDKSDFKENVNAVKVKRNPNTTVRGGRVQSSMGLAHALKMDKESTNVAQESLKRPRSYKHSLNSPQMVELNELVAGNHDLKAINHDFLQKCLQFYDGDVVKVLNISSLLVEDDKNITKTWNFDEGFTLTSKDNCKQHSNKLSTPQIPHRNEVGSTYKLPLHDKETHEGAVSVINGLFQTYRLDFHGFLPNEAVSILKLALNKWWSKEVAERELNSHNINSYGSKVQFVSPLIVVTGRGIHSVGGISKVRLQVKSFLEKNHYIFWEESSFFRIEGKKKK; translated from the coding sequence ATGGATAACAACGATGATTTTGATTCTAAATTGTCAATCTTGATGGATATGTTTCCAGCTATTTCCAAATCTGAATTACAAGTACACTTActtgaaaacaataatgatttgGAATTAACGATCGGCTTGCTgttaaaggaaaatgatgaaaagtctgccgatgatgatgaattacATCAACTGTATGACATGTTTTCTCAGCTCGATTGCGAAGTTATAAAAGATCAGTTTGTAACTAATAAGAAGTCCGTAGAATCGACTATTTCCGACCTTCTCAATTATGAAACCCTGCAAAAACTTAAAGACAACCAAGCAACTTTCCCTAACAACGTACAACAGAAcggaaagaaaaataactgGAAGTCAACAAACGATCACATAGAGAGTATCATAAAGTTTACCGATTCTCCCAAAAATATTGCACAGGAATATTTTGTCGAAAATGGTTTTGATCCCGTAAGGGCTATCATCAAAATTGTATTGGATTATTATGACAAAAGTGATTTCAAAGAGAATGTGAATGCTGTCAAGGTAAAACGGAACCCTAATACTACCGTGAGAGGTGGTCGAGTTCAATCATCAATGGGGCTTGCTCATGCTTTGAAAATGGATAAAGAATCCACAAATGTTGCTCAAGAGAGCCTCAAAAGGCCAAGGAGTTATAAGCACTCCTTGAATAGCCCACAGATGGTCGAATTAAATGAATTGGTTGCAGGTAATCACGATCTCAAAGCCATAAACCATgattttttgcaaaaatgCTTACAATTTTATGATGGTGATGTGGTAAAAGTGTTAAACATATCGTCCTTATTGGTCGAAGATGACAAGAATATTACCAAGACTTGGAATTTTGACGAAGGTTTCACTTTGACATCCAAAGATAATTGTAAGCAGCATTCAAACAAACTCTCAACACCGCAGATTCCCCACAGGAATGAAGTAGGCAGTACTTATAAATTGCCTCTTCATGATAAAGAAACCCACGAGGGAGCTGTGTCTGTCATAAATGGCCTGTTTCAAACATATAGGTTGGATTTCCATGGTTTTCTTCCCAACGAAGCGGTTTCAATACTGAAGCTTGCATTAAATAAATGGTGGTCTAAGGAGGTAGCAGAACGAGAGTTGAACTCTCACAATATTAACTCATATGGGTCGAAAGTGCAATTTGTAAGCCCGTTAATCGTCGTTACTGGTAGGGGTATCCACAGCGTGGGCGGGATCTCAAAGGTTCGACTACAGGTTAAAAGTTTcctggaaaaaaatcattacATATTTTGGGAAgaatcttctttcttcagaATCGAGggtaagaagaagaagtaa
- the MIF2 gene encoding Mif2p (Protein required for structural integrity of elongating spindles~similar to YKL089W) — protein sequence MDYMKLGLKSRKTGIDVKQDIPKDEYSMENIDDFFKDDETSLISMRRKSRRKSSLFLPSTLNGNTNNVLPPFLQSYKSQENEIVQSPSRNNDGSRRSSLLSHQSNFQSPANDFEPIEEEPEQEENGNRSNDFATPTTKKLSKPTFKRKYSTKYSLDTSESPSVRLTPDRITNRNIYSDVPDLIADEDDEDRGNTSLNTSDNAVLEDELEDDGFIPESEEDGDYIESDSSLNSGSESPSDVDGDDTYQEVEEEAQVGANDNEDDYIRRQANDVVRTDSIIDRNGLRKSTRVKVAPLQYWRNEKIVYKRKSNKPVLDIDKIVTYDESEDEEEILAAQRRKKQKKKPTPTRPYNYVPTGRPRGRPKKDSNTKENLIPEDPNEEIIERIESGGIENGEWLKHGILEANVKISDTKEETKDEIIAFAPNLSQTEQIKDTKDENFALEIMFDKHKEYFASGILKLPAISGQKKLSNSFRTYITFHVIQGIVEVTVCKNKFLSVKGSTFQIPAFNEYAIANRGNDEAKMFFVQVTVSQDANNDNDKELDSTFDTFG from the coding sequence ATGGATTATATGAAATTGGGGCTAAAGTCCCGTAAGACTGGTATCGATGTTAAACAAGATATACCTAAAGATGAGTACAGtatggaaaatattgatgattttttcaaagatgatGAGACCAGTCTTATCAGTAtgagaaggaaaagcaggagaaaatcatcattatttttaccTTCAACATTAAACGGTAACACTAACAATGTATTACCGCCATTTCTACAGTCATATAAATctcaagaaaatgaaattgttCAAAGTCCATCTAGAAATAACGATGGTTCGAGGCGCTCATCTTTGTTGAGCCATCAATCAAACTTTCAGAGCCCAGCCAATGATTTCGAGCCTATTGAGGAGGAAccagaacaagaagaaaatggcaACAGAAGCAATGATTTTGCTACACCAACtacaaagaaattgagTAAGCCCACTTTTAAAAGGAAGTATTCCACTAAGTATAGCCTTGACACTTCAGAGAGTCCCTCCGTGAGACTAACACCTGATAGAATCACTAATAGAAATATCTATTCAGATGTCCCTGATCTAATTGCCGATGAGGACGATGAGGATAGAGGAAACACTTCTTTAAACACATCTGATAATGCAGTATTAGAAGACGAGTTAGAAGATGACGGGTTTATACCTGAAAGTGAAGAGGATGGCGATTACATTGAAAGTGACTCGTCTTTGAATTCTGGCTCGGAATCACCCAGTGATGTGGATGGAGATGACACTTACCAAGAAGTAGAAGAGGAGGCTCAAGTGGGCGCAAACgacaatgaagatgattATATAAGACGACAAGCGAATGACGTGGTTAGAACAGATTCAATAATCGACAGAAATGGACTGCGAAAATCTACTAGAGTCAAGGTGGCACCTTTGCAATATTGGAGGAACGAAAAAATAGTATATAAGAGGAAGTCCAACAAACCCGTCCTTGATATAGACAAAATTGTCACATATGATGAAtctgaagatgaagaggagaTATTGGCAGcgcaaagaagaaagaaacagaaaaaaaaacctacACCAACCAGACCGTACAATTATGTGCCTACAGGGAGACCAAGAGGTAGACCAAAAAAGGATTCAAatacaaaggaaaatctGATTCCAGAAGATCCCAACGAGGAAATTATAGAAAGGATAGAATCTGGAGGCATAGAAAATGGAGAATGGTTGAAACATGGGATACTAGAGGCTAATGTGAAAATTAGTGACACTAAAGAGGAGACTAAGGATGAAATCATCGCCTTTGCGCCGAATTTATCACAAACTgaacaaataaaagataCGAAGGACGAGAATTTTGCTCTTGAGATAATGTTTGACAAAcataaagaatattttgctAGTGGCATATTAAAGTTACCAGCTATTTCTGgacaaaagaaattaagcAACTCATTTAGGACTTATATTACGTTCCACGTGATACAGGGGATAGTTGAAGTAACTGTCTGTAAAAACAAGTTCTTAAGTGTTAAAGGTTCTACTTTCCAAATACCAGCATTCAATGAGTATGCGATTGCCAATAGAGGAAATGATGAAGCCAAGATGTTCTTTGTGCAAGTGACCGTTTCACAAGACGCTAACAATGATAACGACAAGGAATTGGACAGCAC